One genomic window of Amyelois transitella isolate CPQ chromosome 8, ilAmyTran1.1, whole genome shotgun sequence includes the following:
- the LOC106137349 gene encoding pleiotropic regulator 1 — protein sequence MSDDVIKHSVHTLVFRSLKRSHDMFLSNQGLLPPIDEKAEKILKSVKARDSYGQVMATVQKAQASKQHDASRPETPLDTEMAESAALGSDGAMLPYTGPAVAPSPAPPAGALTTLPKKAPTMPKPKWHAPWKLFRVISGHLGWVRCVAVEPGNEWFATGAADRVIKIWDLASGKLKVSLTGHVSTVRGLEVSSRHPYLFSCGEDRQVKCWDLEYNKVIRHYHGHLSAVYTLRLHPTIDVLVTAGRDATARVWDMRTKANVHTLSGHTDTVASLACQAAEPQIITGSHDSTIRLWDLAAGKSICTLTNHKKSVRAIVIHPTLYTFASASPDNIKQWKCPEGKFIQNLSGHNAIVNCMAVNPEGVLVSGGDNGTMYCWDWRTGYNFQRLQAAVQPGSMDSEAGIFAMTFDQSGSRLITCEADKTIKIYREDDTASEETHPVNWRPEILKRRKF from the exons aTGTCTGACGATGTTATCAAACATTCGGTGCATACCCTGGTATTTAGGTCTTTAAAGAGGTCTCACGATATGTTTCTTTCCAACCAGGGTTTATTGCCACCTATAGATGAAAAAgc TGAAAAAATTCTCAAATCTGTGAAGGCTCGAGACAGCTATGGCCAAGTAATGGCTACAGTGCAGAAGGCACAAGCCAGCAAGCAGCATGATGCTAGCAGACCAGAAACTCCATTGGACACAg AAATGGCCGAATCAGCCGCCCTAGGCTCCGATGGTGCAATGTTACCATACACAGGGCCGGCGGTAGCCCCTTCCCCTGCACCTCCCGCAGGAGCCCTGACAACATTACCAAAGAAAGCCCCCACAATGCCGAAGCCAAAATGGCACGCGCCCTGGAAATTGTTCCGGGTGATCTCTGGACATCTAGGTTGGGTGCGGTGTGTTGCTGTGGAGCCGGGCAACGAGTGGTTTGCTACTG gtGCAGCAGACAGAGTAATAAAGATATGGGacttggcaagtggaaagctAAAAGTATCATTGACTGGCCACGTCAGTACAGTACGAG GTTTGGAAGTATCCTCAAGACATCCATATTTATTCAGCTGTGGTGAAGACAGGCAAGTCAAATGTTGGGACTTAGAATATAACaag GTGATCCGGCACTACCACGGGCACCTGTCGGCGGTGTACACGCTGCGGCTGCACCCCACCATCGACGTGCTGGTGACGGCGGGCCGCGACGCCACCGCGCGCGTGTGGGACATGCGCACCAAGGCCAACGTGCACACGCTCAGCGGGCACACCGACACCGTCGCCTCGCTCGCCTGCCAGGCCGCGGAGCCCCAG aTAATAACAGGGTCGCACGATTCAACGATCCGCCTATGGGATTTAGCAGCGGGCAAATCTATATGTACACTTACCAACCACAAGAAATCAGTCCGAGCCATAGTCATCCACCCCACACTGTACACCTTCGCTTCAGCCTCACCGGATAACATAAAACAATGGAAATGTCCCGAAGGAAAGTTTATACAGAACTTGTCCGGACATAATGCGATAGTGAACTGTATGGCGGTGAATCCCGAGGGAGTGTTGGTCAGTGGAGGGGATAACGGGACCATGTATTGTTGGGATTGGAGGACGGGGTATAACTTCCAGAGATTGCAg GCGGCTGTACAACCCGGGTCAATGGACTCTGAAGCGGGCATTTTCGCGATGACGTTCGACCAGTCGGGCTCACGTCTCATCACGTGCGAGGCGGACAAGACCATCAAGATCTACAGGGAGGACGACACGGCGTCGGAGGAGACGCATCCAGTCAACTGGCGGCCGGAGATATTGAAGAGGAGAAAGTTCTAG
- the LOC106137361 gene encoding uncharacterized protein LOC106137361 isoform X1 → MTCGAECLSIGPPPDSILHMPPPPLPAFLANAANLTPPCRASKCPPLQNNEDNPLFPGVEYHELPRHEPAGSDDTWFLVLITCCIAVLCIAALLALFLLKCRELFNSRARGGCKSGTGKAGGSNALYGGAALDSRVLWAALTPRGTRHFVADTYPHDETEDHHYECVEPPLYKLGPPEDLAITRHFNVEYEDPAPLIESYSDRTEEYFRNGMDTLRRGRPLVSSPTRIERPNLPPLNLQPRTLRRAPHSRRVSDANNPEKSAI, encoded by the exons aTGACGTGCGGGGCAGAATGTCTGTCCATAGGCCCGCCTCCGGATTCGATACTGCAcatgccgccgccgccgctgccAGCCTTCTTGGCAAACGCGGCCAACCTCACCCCGCCGTGCCGTGCTTCTAAATGCCCCCCACTACAGAATAATGAAGACAATCCCTTGTTCCCTGGAGTGGAGTACCATGAATTGCCTAGACATG agcCAGCTGGCAGTGACGACACCTGGTTCTTAGTGCTAATTACCTGCTGCATCGCTGTTCTTTGTATCGCTGCCCTGCTAGCACTGTTCCTACTCAAATGCAGAGA GCTCTTCAATTCCAGGGCCCGAGGAGGCTGCAAAAGCGGTACAGGCAAGGCTGGGGGCTCCAACGCACTATACGGGGGTGCTGCATTAGATTCTCGAGTTCTGTGGGCGGCACTAACACCCAGGGGAACGAGACACTTTGTAGCAGATACTTACCCACACGATGAGACTGAAGACCATCACTACGAATGCGTAGAACCCCCACTATACAAGCTCGGCCCGCCAGAAGACTTGGCTATAACACGCCACTTCAACGTAGAATATGAAGACCCCGCGCCGTTGATAGAAAGCTATAGCGATCGCACAGAAGAGTATTTCAGAAATGGAATGGACACGCTGCGACGAGGGCGCCCTCTAGTTTCGTCGCCCACTAGAATCGAACGCCCTAACCTCCCCCCTCTCAATCTCCAGCCGCGTACTCTGAGGCGCGCCCCCCACTCTCGGCGAGTCAGTGACGCCAACAATCCGGAGAAGTCGGCCATCTGA
- the LOC106137361 gene encoding uncharacterized protein LOC106137361 isoform X2 yields the protein MTCGAECLSIGPPPDSILHMPPPPLPAFLANAANLTPPCRASKCPPLQNNEDNPLFPGVEYHELPRHEPAGSDDTWFLVLITCCIAVLCIAALLALFLLKCREARGGCKSGTGKAGGSNALYGGAALDSRVLWAALTPRGTRHFVADTYPHDETEDHHYECVEPPLYKLGPPEDLAITRHFNVEYEDPAPLIESYSDRTEEYFRNGMDTLRRGRPLVSSPTRIERPNLPPLNLQPRTLRRAPHSRRVSDANNPEKSAI from the exons aTGACGTGCGGGGCAGAATGTCTGTCCATAGGCCCGCCTCCGGATTCGATACTGCAcatgccgccgccgccgctgccAGCCTTCTTGGCAAACGCGGCCAACCTCACCCCGCCGTGCCGTGCTTCTAAATGCCCCCCACTACAGAATAATGAAGACAATCCCTTGTTCCCTGGAGTGGAGTACCATGAATTGCCTAGACATG agcCAGCTGGCAGTGACGACACCTGGTTCTTAGTGCTAATTACCTGCTGCATCGCTGTTCTTTGTATCGCTGCCCTGCTAGCACTGTTCCTACTCAAATGCAGAGA GGCCCGAGGAGGCTGCAAAAGCGGTACAGGCAAGGCTGGGGGCTCCAACGCACTATACGGGGGTGCTGCATTAGATTCTCGAGTTCTGTGGGCGGCACTAACACCCAGGGGAACGAGACACTTTGTAGCAGATACTTACCCACACGATGAGACTGAAGACCATCACTACGAATGCGTAGAACCCCCACTATACAAGCTCGGCCCGCCAGAAGACTTGGCTATAACACGCCACTTCAACGTAGAATATGAAGACCCCGCGCCGTTGATAGAAAGCTATAGCGATCGCACAGAAGAGTATTTCAGAAATGGAATGGACACGCTGCGACGAGGGCGCCCTCTAGTTTCGTCGCCCACTAGAATCGAACGCCCTAACCTCCCCCCTCTCAATCTCCAGCCGCGTACTCTGAGGCGCGCCCCCCACTCTCGGCGAGTCAGTGACGCCAACAATCCGGAGAAGTCGGCCATCTGA